The following proteins are encoded in a genomic region of Ailuropoda melanoleuca isolate Jingjing chromosome 10, ASM200744v2, whole genome shotgun sequence:
- the PSPH gene encoding phosphoserine phosphatase isoform X2, with product MVSHSELRKLFCSADAVCFDVDSTVIREEGIDELAKFCGVEDAVSEMTRRAMGGAVPFKAALTERLALIQPSREQVQRLIAEHPPHLTPGIRELVSRLQERNVQVFLISGGFRSIVEHVASKLNIPPTNVFANRLKFYFNGEYAGFDEMQPTAESGGKGKVIKLLKEKFQFKKIVMIGDGATDMEACPPADVFIGFGGNVIRQQVKDNAEWYITDFVELLGELEE from the exons ATGGTCTCCCATTCGGAGTTGAGGAAACTTTTCTGTTCCGCGGACGCAGTGTGCTTTGATGTTGACAGCACAGTCATCAGAGAAGAAGGAATTGATGAGCTCGCCAAATTCTGTGGCGTTGAGGACGCTGTGTCGGAAAT GACACGGCGGGCCATGGGTGGGGCAGTGCCTTTCAAGGCTGCCCTCACAGAGCGCTTGGCTCTGATCCAGCCCTCCCGGGAGCAGGTGCagaggctcatagcggagcacCCCCCACACCTGACGCCGGGCATAAG GGAGCTAGTAAGTCGCCTCCAAGAGCGAAATGTTCAGGTTTTCCTAATATCTGGTGGCTTCAGGAGCATTGTAGAGCACGTTGCTTCAAAACTCAACATCCCGCCAACCAATGTGTTTGCCAATAGGCTGAAATTCTACTTTAATG GTGAATATGCAGGTTTTGATGAAATGCAGCCAACAGCCGAAtctggagggaaaggaaaagttaTTAAACTTTTGAAGGAAAAGTTCCAATTTAAGAAAATAGTCATGATTGGGGATGGAGCCACAGACATGGAAGCCTGCCCTCCTGCC GATGTTTTCATTGGATTTGGAGGAAATGTGATCAGACAACAAGTAAAAGACAACGCAGAATGGTACATCACTGATTTTGTAGAGCTTTTGGGAGAACTGGAAGAATAA
- the PSPH gene encoding phosphoserine phosphatase isoform X1 — MVSHSELRKLFCSADAVCFDVDSTVIREEGIDELAKFCGVEDAVSEMTRRAMGGAVPFKAALTERLALIQPSREQVQRLIAEHPPHLTPGIRELVSRLQERNVQVFLISGGFRSIVEHVASKLNIPPTNVFANRLKFYFNGEYAGFDEMQPTAESGGKGKVIKLLKEKFQFKKIVMIGDGATDMEACPPAVCITCAPCCGS; from the exons ATGGTCTCCCATTCGGAGTTGAGGAAACTTTTCTGTTCCGCGGACGCAGTGTGCTTTGATGTTGACAGCACAGTCATCAGAGAAGAAGGAATTGATGAGCTCGCCAAATTCTGTGGCGTTGAGGACGCTGTGTCGGAAAT GACACGGCGGGCCATGGGTGGGGCAGTGCCTTTCAAGGCTGCCCTCACAGAGCGCTTGGCTCTGATCCAGCCCTCCCGGGAGCAGGTGCagaggctcatagcggagcacCCCCCACACCTGACGCCGGGCATAAG GGAGCTAGTAAGTCGCCTCCAAGAGCGAAATGTTCAGGTTTTCCTAATATCTGGTGGCTTCAGGAGCATTGTAGAGCACGTTGCTTCAAAACTCAACATCCCGCCAACCAATGTGTTTGCCAATAGGCTGAAATTCTACTTTAATG GTGAATATGCAGGTTTTGATGAAATGCAGCCAACAGCCGAAtctggagggaaaggaaaagttaTTAAACTTTTGAAGGAAAAGTTCCAATTTAAGAAAATAGTCATGATTGGGGATGGAGCCACAGACATGGAAGCCTGCCCTCCTGCCGTATGTATCACGTGTGCTCCTTGCTGTGGCTCATAG